The Palaemon carinicauda isolate YSFRI2023 chromosome 33, ASM3689809v2, whole genome shotgun sequence genome contains a region encoding:
- the LOC137626281 gene encoding uncharacterized protein — protein sequence MDNCAVSYDSSEELLWAYQQLESIFDPYNFYLQQYISNDFALQDDIDNEISTETNEKVKLLGLSWDRKQDSLSTKPISLNIQARTKREVLQSIASQYDLFNFNGPILNRSRLFLHQLQCNKDLGWDKELDADVRRQWRNIAKQANAASVAEMPRVFGSREDTYRLLTFSDSSKQMFGVVIYIQNIPTGMVSFVFAKNRIVNKQMESKSMPSLELQGITLAVEEITCLYEELSGIFCMMPIKISELIVYSDSFVALSWVHGFSAKLDKMQKCSVFVQNRLHTINELCNKHPIHSSFVSGCENPADCITRSLSFKQLQKTNYFSGPKFLLNETEGQLNRESILDFVIPALPVKQDSPVGVVQSYHGTITTKIEEHTDALLRCSSYHKVVSVFCRVLTFVNNLKMKLKLKDPVKFGHISCFDIYHNFFSEATKMVIRRDQQKHFPEIFEYFESRNRLLKDIPKLVGQLNVYVDQEGLLRVRSKMQKLRDDRRMRFPLLIFKDSLLTKYIVLDYHERFLHAGCYRLLAEVRKIFWIPRFFSVVKRIIRTCVICRRFNERTVNLNQHCYRDFRINPPEIPFRYIFVDYMGPFFVRSSGKKVKA from the coding sequence ATGGATAACTGTGCAGTTTCCTATGATAGTTCTGAAGAACTTCTCTGGGCATACCAACAACTAGAAAGCATTTTTGACCCTTACAATTTTTACCTGCAGCAGTACATCAGTAATGATTTTGCATTGCAAGACGACATAGATAATGAGATTAGTACAGAAACCAATGAAAAGGTAAAATTACTTGGGTTGTCATGGGATAGGAAGCAAGACAGTTTATCTACTAAACCTATTAGTCTTAACATACAAGCTCGAACAAAACGGGAAGTATTGCAGTCTATTGCCTCCCAGTATGATCTCTTTAACTTTAATGGCCCTATTCTTAATCGTTCAAGGCTATTTTTGCATCAGTTACAGTGCAACAAAGATCTGGGCTGGGACAAGGAATTAGATGCCGATGTTAGGAGGCAATGGCGGAATATTGCCAAACAAGCAAATGCTGCTTCTGTTGCAGAGATGCCAAGAGTCTTTGGGAGTAGAGAAGATACTTACCGGCTATTGACATTTTCAGACAGTAGTAAGCAGATGTTTGGTGTagtcatttacatacaaaatattcccACAGGAATGGTCAGTTTTGTCTTTGCAAAAAATAGGATAGTAAACAAGCAAATGGAATCTAAAAGCATGCCATCTCTGGAACTTCAAGGAATAACTTTGGCCGTAGAAGAAATTACATGTCTGTATGAGGAGTTATCCGGAATTTTTTGTATGATGCCAATCAAAATAAGCGAGTTGATAGTCTACTCGGATAGCTTCGTTGCCCTTTCCTGGGTACATGGGTTTTCTGCCAAGCTTGATAAAATGCAGAAGTGTTCAGTATTTGTTCAAAATAGGTTACACACAATAAATGAACTGTGTAATAAACACCCGATTCATTCTTCCTTTGTGTCAGGTTGTGAAAATCCAGCCGATTGCATCACTCGCAGCTTATCTTTCAAGCAGCTTCAAAAAACTAACTACTTTTCAGGTCCCAAATTTCTGCTTAATGAGACAGAAGGTCAGCTGAACAGGGAATCtatcttggattttgtaatacctGCCCTTCCGGTAAAGCAAGATTCTCCTGTTGGTGTTGTCCAGTCTTATCATGGTACTATAACTACAAAGATTGAGGAGCATACCGATGCTTTATTAAGATGTTCTAGCTACCATAAAGTTGTTTCTGTTTTCTGTAGAGTACTTACCTTTGTTAAtaacttgaaaatgaaactaaaactaaaggatCCTGTTAAGTTTGGACATATTAGCTGTTTTGATATTTATCATAACTTCTTTTCAGAGGCTACAAAGATGGTAATAAGAAGAGATCAGCAGAAGCACTTCCctgaaatttttgaatattttgaatcaAGAAACCGGTTGCTCAAAGATATCCCAAAGTTAGTTGGACAGCTCAATGTTTATGTGGATCAGGAAGGCCTGTTAAGGGTACGTAGCAAAATGCAGAAACTGAGAGATGACCGAAGGATGCGATTTCCATTGCTAATTTTTAAGGATAGTTTACTAACTAAATATATTGTATTAGATTATCATGAACGTTTTTTACATGCTGGATGCTATAGGCTACTGGCTGAAGTACGTAAGATATTCTGGATACCTAGATTTTTTTCAGTAGTTAAAAGGATAATTCGCACATGTGTCATATGCCGTAGGTTCAATGAGAGGACAGTTAATCTTAATCAACACTGTTATAGAGATTTTAGGATTAATCCCCCAGAGATTCCTTTCCGctatatttttgtagattacatGGGACCCTTCTTTGTACGTTCCAGTGGGAAAAAAGTAAAAGCATAG